A genome region from Oligoflexus sp. includes the following:
- a CDS encoding KpsF/GutQ family sugar-phosphate isomerase — translation MSPESLIQHGRVALRDESEALLAAADRLDENFAKAVAFMRDSQGKVVVSGLGKSGHVGRKIAATLASTGTAAFFLHPSEALHGDLGMLQPADVLLVIAFGGETRETLEVARFAQRRRIPVIALTGKMGSSLAKISDVVLDGSVSREACPLNLAPTSSTTVAMALGDALAIALMHARGFAEKDFARFHPDGSLGRQLSLVQDHMRTDLAPLTPDDSFDKVLTVITAQNYGIAAVFDPHHELIGAITDGDLRRALQNAREKVFSMNARSLMTQKPKTISPERLALDAVRAMEDFRITSLFVVNDQHKVLGLIRMHDLLAAKIV, via the coding sequence ATGAGTCCAGAGTCCTTAATCCAGCACGGTCGCGTCGCCTTAAGAGATGAAAGCGAAGCTTTGCTGGCCGCCGCCGATCGGCTGGATGAAAACTTTGCGAAAGCGGTCGCTTTCATGCGCGATTCGCAGGGCAAGGTCGTGGTGTCTGGCCTGGGAAAATCCGGTCACGTCGGTCGCAAGATCGCCGCGACCCTCGCCTCCACAGGCACGGCCGCATTTTTTCTGCATCCTTCCGAAGCCCTGCATGGGGACCTCGGCATGCTGCAGCCGGCTGATGTGCTCCTGGTCATCGCCTTTGGCGGGGAAACGCGCGAGACTTTGGAAGTGGCCAGGTTCGCGCAAAGACGCCGCATTCCTGTGATTGCCCTGACCGGCAAAATGGGCTCATCCCTGGCCAAGATCTCCGATGTGGTTCTTGATGGCTCTGTGAGCCGCGAGGCCTGCCCTTTGAATCTGGCTCCGACCAGCTCGACCACGGTGGCCATGGCTTTGGGAGACGCGCTGGCGATCGCGCTCATGCATGCCCGTGGGTTTGCGGAAAAGGACTTTGCCCGTTTTCATCCGGACGGGAGCCTCGGCCGACAGCTTTCGCTCGTTCAGGATCACATGCGAACCGACCTCGCCCCTCTGACACCCGACGACTCCTTCGATAAGGTTTTGACCGTGATCACGGCCCAAAACTATGGAATTGCCGCTGTCTTCGACCCCCACCACGAATTGATTGGCGCTATCACCGATGGCGACCTCAGGCGTGCTCTGCAGAATGCCCGTGAAAAGGTCTTCAGCATGAATGCACGCTCCCTCATGACGCAGAAGCCCAAGACCATCAGCCCGGAAAGACTTGCCCTTGATGCGGTTCGCGCGATGGAAGATTTCCGCATCACATCCCTCTTCGTGGTCAACGACCAACATAAAGTGCTCGGCCTGATTCGCATGCACGACCTGCTGGCTGCCAAAATCGTCTGA
- the gatB gene encoding Asp-tRNA(Asn)/Glu-tRNA(Gln) amidotransferase subunit GatB has product MSSKSTEQKSSDHGFNSILSRFEPVIGLEVHCQLKTESKLFCGCKTNFGAMANQNTCPVCLGLPGVLPVLNHEAVEYAIRMALAVGAIIRERSVFARKQYFYPDLPKGYQLTQYDLPYCENGSLTLDNGRKITIQRIHMEEDAGKNIHGDNASYVDLNRAGIPLLEIVSAPEIKSPAEAADYLKKLRAIARYLDISDGNLEEGSFRCDANVSLRPVGSKTLGTRTEIKNLNSFRNVEKAITYEILRQADVLESGDKVKQVTLQFDAAIGRTLVMRSKEDSPDYRYFPDPDLGALLINEARVQNVRANILELPEQKVQRFQDTFSIPEADARQLTEEKELAAFFEDVVQKVDGAVAPKIVANWMLSEYLREFNARQWHFDKPFVSSERFARLLKLLGEGTISGKIAKAVFEDMAASGSDPDSIIEAKGLVQISDSAAIKAVVDQVIAAHPEQVAQYLSGKQKVYGFLVGQVMKISAGRFNPNLLNECLKEALHGKS; this is encoded by the coding sequence ATGAGCAGCAAATCAACGGAACAGAAAAGTTCCGACCACGGATTTAACAGCATCCTCTCCCGCTTCGAGCCGGTCATTGGCCTTGAGGTCCACTGCCAGCTGAAGACCGAGAGCAAACTCTTCTGCGGCTGTAAAACCAACTTCGGGGCCATGGCCAACCAAAATACCTGCCCCGTCTGCCTTGGATTGCCGGGTGTACTGCCCGTCCTCAACCACGAAGCCGTGGAATATGCCATCCGCATGGCTCTGGCCGTCGGCGCCATCATTCGGGAGCGCAGTGTTTTTGCGCGCAAACAGTATTTCTATCCGGATCTGCCCAAGGGTTATCAGCTGACCCAATACGATCTCCCCTACTGCGAAAACGGTTCATTGACGCTCGACAACGGCCGCAAGATCACGATCCAGCGCATTCACATGGAAGAGGACGCCGGCAAAAATATTCACGGTGATAACGCCTCCTACGTGGATCTTAATCGGGCCGGCATTCCTCTCCTTGAAATCGTTTCCGCACCGGAAATCAAAAGCCCGGCCGAAGCCGCCGACTATTTGAAAAAATTGAGGGCGATCGCCCGCTATCTCGATATCAGTGACGGAAACCTCGAAGAAGGCTCCTTCCGCTGTGATGCCAACGTTTCCCTGCGCCCGGTCGGTTCGAAAACCCTGGGGACGCGCACCGAGATTAAAAACCTCAACTCCTTTCGCAACGTGGAAAAGGCGATCACCTATGAAATCCTGCGCCAGGCGGATGTTCTGGAAAGCGGCGACAAGGTCAAACAGGTAACACTGCAGTTTGATGCTGCCATCGGCCGCACCCTCGTCATGCGAAGCAAGGAGGATTCACCGGATTACCGCTATTTCCCTGATCCGGATCTCGGCGCTCTCCTTATCAATGAGGCCCGCGTTCAGAACGTGCGCGCCAATATCCTTGAGCTGCCCGAGCAAAAGGTCCAGCGCTTTCAGGACACTTTCAGCATTCCCGAAGCCGATGCCCGCCAGTTGACCGAGGAAAAGGAACTGGCCGCCTTCTTTGAAGATGTCGTGCAGAAAGTCGATGGCGCCGTGGCTCCGAAAATCGTGGCCAACTGGATGCTTAGTGAATATCTGCGGGAATTCAACGCCCGCCAGTGGCATTTTGATAAACCCTTCGTGTCCAGTGAACGCTTTGCGAGGCTCTTGAAATTATTGGGTGAAGGCACCATTTCCGGCAAAATCGCCAAGGCCGTTTTCGAGGACATGGCGGCGAGCGGCTCCGATCCGGACAGCATTATCGAAGCCAAGGGCCTTGTGCAGATCAGCGACAGCGCGGCCATCAAAGCCGTTGTGGATCAGGTGATCGCCGCGCATCCCGAGCAGGTCGCGCAGTATCTCTCGGGCAAGCAAAAGGTTTACGGATTTCTGGTGGGTCAGGTTATGAAGATCTCGGCCGGACGCTTCAACCCGAACCTTCTGAACGAATGTCTGAAGGAAGCCTTGCATGGCAAGTCCTGA
- a CDS encoding FAD-dependent oxidoreductase, translating to MAHETIAIIGRGLAGLTLGFRMVQAGYQPTLFGAARGPDNASRCAQGIVCNKGLIFADSPLFRAKLQSLKKLEDWLSSVEKASGLAIPRTWTGVDEPYWSADDFQKTFQRVYRGNFWGCYRPQNRPAKDWLSDFRTPEGYVHYPDDAWFDVDATMNSLEKACELKGATFIDSDVTELKTLLDRYDHTIIAAGAGSMELLKALKLEVPKSFQVAGQSLVWKHQPEATPRILVKATLSLAVLSDRKILGSSSWKPDPHHPHDIALDRDQLLDQGAAAFGFPRPSSDVVESNWGTRLRFADRMPALGLWPEQPKLSVLTGFYKNGLQLADLCAEQLLCELQGEPLSEFGEAFHVSRFFRSGRRAPGSPPRHCPLSRSEHKAGT from the coding sequence TTGGCCCATGAAACAATCGCCATCATAGGCCGCGGCCTGGCGGGACTCACGCTCGGTTTTCGCATGGTCCAGGCGGGATATCAGCCTACACTTTTCGGTGCCGCCCGCGGTCCTGACAACGCCAGTCGCTGCGCCCAGGGCATCGTCTGCAATAAAGGCCTGATCTTCGCCGACTCGCCTTTGTTTCGTGCCAAGCTTCAAAGTTTAAAAAAGCTCGAAGATTGGCTCAGCTCTGTGGAAAAAGCCAGTGGCCTTGCCATCCCACGTACCTGGACTGGTGTGGATGAGCCCTACTGGTCTGCTGATGATTTCCAGAAAACATTTCAGCGCGTCTATCGCGGCAATTTCTGGGGCTGCTATCGGCCGCAGAATCGTCCCGCCAAAGACTGGCTCTCTGATTTCAGAACACCGGAAGGCTACGTCCACTATCCTGATGACGCCTGGTTCGATGTCGATGCCACCATGAATTCCCTGGAAAAAGCCTGCGAACTCAAAGGCGCCACATTCATCGACTCCGATGTCACCGAACTGAAAACTCTGCTCGATCGTTATGATCACACCATCATAGCCGCCGGCGCGGGCAGCATGGAACTCTTAAAAGCGTTAAAACTCGAAGTCCCAAAATCCTTTCAGGTCGCGGGCCAGAGTCTTGTGTGGAAACACCAGCCTGAAGCCACGCCCCGTATTCTGGTCAAGGCCACACTCAGCCTTGCCGTTCTTTCTGATCGGAAAATACTCGGCTCCAGTTCGTGGAAGCCCGATCCCCATCACCCGCATGATATCGCCCTGGACCGCGATCAGCTTTTGGATCAGGGAGCAGCTGCCTTCGGCTTTCCCCGCCCATCCTCCGATGTCGTTGAATCCAATTGGGGCACGCGGCTTCGCTTTGCCGACAGAATGCCTGCGCTCGGCCTTTGGCCTGAACAGCCCAAACTCTCAGTTTTAACAGGTTTTTATAAGAACGGCCTGCAGCTGGCCGACCTCTGCGCCGAGCAGCTGCTCTGTGAACTTCAGGGAGAACCCCTGAGTGAATTTGGGGAAGCTTTTCATGTCAGCCGCTTTTTTCGAAGCGGCCGTCGTGCTCCAGGCAGTCCTCCACGGCACTGCCCCCTCAGCCGATCAGAACACAAAGCCGGCACTTAA
- the lptC gene encoding LPS export ABC transporter periplasmic protein LptC — protein sequence MGKNIIVALFVAILAAAIFVFVQRDRQAKPERVGSKDKVPRISLEDFTIYKYEQHKTVSTVSGRLANFVDPDSLEMFGSIQGFNHKAKKKEFFAAESATVHFAAKGVVDLVKNSRIVKTEIQDQVRFGYDDIILYTDYAKYLNEEGRLTSDLPVRIQGPQVELKGDKGFEFNNKTGDLKVYGPLEGTMRGTEKLQ from the coding sequence ATGGGCAAAAACATCATAGTAGCGTTATTCGTTGCCATATTGGCTGCTGCTATCTTTGTCTTCGTCCAAAGAGATAGGCAGGCCAAACCGGAAAGAGTGGGCAGCAAGGACAAGGTGCCGCGCATCAGCCTTGAGGATTTCACGATCTACAAATACGAGCAGCATAAAACTGTATCCACGGTCAGTGGCCGCCTTGCGAACTTTGTCGATCCCGACAGCCTGGAGATGTTCGGCTCCATCCAGGGCTTCAATCATAAGGCGAAAAAGAAGGAATTTTTTGCTGCGGAGTCTGCTACAGTTCATTTCGCCGCGAAAGGCGTGGTGGATCTGGTGAAAAACAGCCGTATTGTGAAGACCGAGATCCAGGACCAGGTTCGCTTTGGATATGACGACATCATTCTTTATACGGACTACGCGAAGTATTTGAACGAGGAAGGACGTCTTACGTCTGATCTGCCTGTTCGCATTCAGGGCCCCCAAGTGGAGTTGAAGGGTGACAAAGGTTTCGAGTTCAATAACAAAACGGGTGATCTCAAAGTTTACGGACCTCTGGAAGGAACCATGCGTGGCACTGAAAAACTGCAGTAG
- a CDS encoding serine hydrolase — protein MASPELELKNLLQAERQQGYFTAAYVESGKLDQAQPALQYFTGPDARIFDLASLTKALVTGPLVHITLKAENLDVKAPLAAWAPRDISLPASLLQLTTDEVLGHVSGLPAWWNFWMRHLDERQKPTRADALGLMEKVLNRIPFGSEKKDLYSDVGYILLGYLLEKKAKKSLKPWLSEAVSEPFGYAPDLNLPKESYIPTGFCKIRERELRGEVHDENCAAFGGISGHAGLFGSGPSVSQYLKALLRDSMGVQYFEANDKVRRDTQREGLLGFRRGNGVSAALFANGNSMGHLGFTGTAFWLEWSSKKYGIFLSNRVISGRVSPRITDIRRKVFQLLDASLGP, from the coding sequence ATGGCAAGTCCTGAGCTGGAGTTGAAGAACCTCCTGCAGGCGGAACGTCAGCAGGGTTATTTCACGGCGGCTTATGTCGAATCCGGTAAGCTCGATCAGGCTCAACCGGCTTTACAGTATTTTACGGGCCCCGACGCTCGAATCTTCGACCTTGCAAGCCTCACCAAAGCCCTGGTCACAGGGCCTCTTGTCCATATCACGCTCAAGGCTGAAAATCTCGACGTGAAGGCTCCACTTGCAGCGTGGGCACCCCGAGACATCAGCCTGCCCGCGTCTCTTCTTCAGCTGACCACGGACGAGGTTTTAGGTCATGTCTCGGGTCTGCCTGCCTGGTGGAACTTTTGGATGCGTCATCTGGATGAAAGGCAGAAGCCAACCCGTGCCGATGCCTTGGGTCTCATGGAAAAGGTCTTGAATCGAATCCCTTTTGGGTCTGAAAAAAAAGATCTCTATTCCGACGTCGGCTATATCCTGCTCGGTTATCTGCTCGAAAAAAAGGCCAAAAAAAGCCTGAAACCCTGGCTTTCAGAAGCAGTATCAGAGCCTTTCGGTTACGCCCCTGATCTGAACCTTCCCAAGGAATCCTATATCCCAACCGGCTTCTGCAAAATCCGTGAGCGCGAACTGCGCGGCGAAGTCCATGATGAGAACTGCGCAGCTTTCGGCGGTATCTCCGGTCATGCAGGCCTTTTCGGAAGTGGGCCCTCTGTCAGTCAGTATCTGAAAGCTCTGCTGCGCGATTCGATGGGCGTTCAGTATTTCGAAGCCAATGACAAGGTCCGCCGCGACACGCAAAGGGAAGGCCTGCTCGGATTCCGCCGCGGCAACGGCGTCAGCGCGGCCCTTTTTGCAAACGGCAACAGCATGGGCCACCTTGGTTTCACCGGAACCGCATTCTGGCTGGAATGGTCCAGCAAAAAATATGGCATCTTCCTCAGCAATCGCGTGATCAGTGGCCGCGTGTCGCCACGCATCACCGATATTCGCAGGAAGGTCTTTCAACTTCTGGATGCAAGCCTTGGCCCATGA
- a CDS encoding LptA/OstA family protein — protein sequence MALKNCSRNIASVLLLSLLSASLAPGLRADIIDDINQLEPKKDQKTPTPKPVPKPTPTATPTPDMIPEPEELPRPITPEAKPGSKAPEKPKDKKSVKARRDAPIHLQSDGTSTYSRNGSVVHLQKNVVISQDDIRLQSDEARVLFSPDGKKENNNTVQTVEVNGKVNLTRLSKDPAERITAKSDKAIFDNNAQKVTLDGNARLWKDGHLIKGDRIVYEIVSGMIKVDRAQGVVQPEKAGK from the coding sequence GTGGCACTGAAAAACTGCAGTAGGAACATCGCGAGCGTACTCCTTCTGAGTCTTTTGTCAGCGAGCCTTGCACCCGGCCTGCGCGCGGATATCATCGACGATATCAATCAGCTCGAACCCAAAAAGGATCAGAAGACGCCCACGCCGAAACCTGTTCCAAAGCCGACTCCAACCGCAACGCCGACGCCTGATATGATTCCCGAGCCCGAAGAGCTGCCACGTCCCATCACGCCTGAAGCCAAGCCTGGCAGCAAGGCTCCGGAAAAACCGAAGGACAAAAAATCGGTCAAGGCCCGTCGCGATGCGCCGATTCATCTGCAGAGTGATGGAACCTCCACCTACTCCCGCAATGGCTCGGTCGTCCACCTGCAAAAAAATGTGGTCATATCCCAGGACGATATTCGTCTTCAGTCTGACGAGGCTCGTGTGCTTTTTTCGCCGGATGGCAAAAAGGAAAATAATAATACCGTGCAAACGGTCGAGGTGAATGGCAAAGTCAACCTTACCCGTTTGTCGAAGGACCCGGCGGAACGGATTACAGCGAAAAGTGATAAGGCGATTTTTGATAACAACGCTCAGAAAGTCACATTGGATGGCAATGCCCGGCTCTGGAAGGATGGACATCTGATCAAAGGCGATCGCATTGTTTATGAAATTGTCTCAGGCATGATCAAGGTCGATCGCGCGCAGGGAGTGGTGCAACCGGAGAAAGCGGGCAAATGA
- the lptB gene encoding LPS export ABC transporter ATP-binding protein codes for MSEKQILEAREIRKFFRAREVVKSVSFNVSEGEVVGLLGPNGAGKTTSFYMVVGLLFPNEGQILLNREDITDLPMHVRARRGISYLPQNMSIFRKLTVEENLRAIMEVVGIPSHERKDSIEQLLNKFQITHIAKSLGAALSGGERRRVEIARALIIKPKFLLLDEPFAGIDPVTVQEIQKIIEKLRDEDGLGVLITDHNVRETLGSCDRAYILTSGQIIAHGKPQAIAADPKVRSVYLGENFRM; via the coding sequence ATGAGCGAAAAGCAGATTCTGGAAGCACGGGAAATAAGAAAATTCTTTCGTGCGCGGGAAGTCGTCAAATCAGTCAGTTTCAATGTTTCGGAGGGCGAAGTCGTAGGGCTTCTTGGGCCCAACGGCGCTGGCAAGACCACCAGTTTTTATATGGTGGTGGGGCTTCTTTTTCCGAATGAAGGCCAGATTCTGCTGAATAGGGAAGACATCACCGACCTGCCGATGCACGTTCGGGCCCGTCGTGGGATCAGCTATCTGCCCCAGAATATGTCGATTTTCCGGAAATTGACGGTGGAAGAAAATCTTCGCGCCATCATGGAAGTCGTGGGTATTCCTTCGCATGAACGTAAGGATTCGATCGAGCAATTGCTGAACAAGTTCCAGATCACCCACATCGCGAAGTCGCTTGGCGCGGCACTTTCTGGCGGCGAACGCCGTCGCGTGGAAATTGCCAGGGCCTTGATAATTAAGCCGAAATTCCTGCTTTTGGATGAACCTTTTGCAGGTATTGACCCAGTTACCGTTCAAGAAATTCAAAAAATAATCGAAAAGCTAAGGGACGAGGATGGATTAGGGGTCCTGATTACCGACCATAACGTTCGCGAGACGCTAGGGAGCTGTGATCGGGCCTACATTCTCACCAGTGGGCAAATAATTGCTCATGGCAAGCCTCAGGCGATTGCTGCTGACCCCAAGGTCCGTAGTGTATATCTTGGGGAGAATTTCCGAATGTGA
- a CDS encoding CTP synthase, translating to MRKRHRTKYIFVTGGVVSSLGKGIVAASIGALLENRGLRVSMTKVDPYLNVDPGTMSPFQHGEVFVTDDGAETDLDIGHYERFTSASLTRLNSFSTGQVYDRVLSKERRGDYLGGTVQVIPHVTDQIKENIYASAEGADVGIVEIGGTVGDIESLPFLEAIRQIRYDLGEENVLYIHLTLVPYIGAAHELKTKPTQHSVKELRQIGIQPHILVCRADRPVPQDLREKIGLFCNVKPERVIDSCDLDSIYKVPLYLHSQGLDQIIVDALNIWTRNPDLGEWHRIEEALDKPRAVVNIGIVGKYVEVVDSYKSISESLIHAGISNHTKVEVTYFDAATLNSSNVAEKLRDLDGVIIPGGFGNRGIEGKIAAIEYLRKNKIPFLGICLGMQLAAIEFARNVLKLADADSQEFNPKSANQIIHLMEDQKSVTDLGGTMRLGAYPCQLESGSRAAAAYETSSISERHRHRYEFNNDFRDAFAAHGMHFSGLSPDGRLVEMIELEDHPWYVACQFHPELKSKPMHPHPLFKNFVTASLKNRESHA from the coding sequence ATGAGAAAACGTCATCGGACGAAGTACATTTTCGTGACGGGAGGTGTGGTTTCCTCCTTGGGTAAAGGCATTGTCGCCGCCAGTATAGGGGCCCTTTTGGAAAATCGCGGTCTGCGCGTGAGCATGACCAAGGTGGACCCTTATCTGAACGTCGATCCCGGGACCATGAGTCCTTTTCAGCATGGTGAAGTCTTCGTGACCGACGACGGTGCAGAAACAGACCTCGATATCGGCCACTACGAGCGTTTCACGAGCGCGAGTCTCACCCGCCTCAACAGTTTTTCGACAGGTCAGGTCTACGACCGGGTTCTTTCCAAGGAACGGCGCGGTGACTACCTTGGCGGCACGGTGCAGGTCATCCCGCACGTCACCGACCAGATCAAAGAGAACATCTACGCCTCGGCCGAGGGCGCTGACGTGGGCATCGTCGAGATCGGTGGAACTGTGGGCGATATCGAAAGCCTGCCGTTTCTCGAAGCCATTCGGCAGATTCGCTATGATCTCGGCGAAGAAAATGTACTCTATATCCACCTGACCCTGGTTCCTTACATCGGAGCTGCGCATGAACTCAAAACAAAGCCCACGCAGCATTCGGTCAAGGAATTGAGACAGATCGGTATCCAACCGCATATTCTTGTGTGCCGCGCGGACCGTCCCGTGCCGCAGGACCTGCGCGAAAAAATCGGTCTTTTCTGTAACGTCAAGCCTGAGCGCGTAATCGACTCCTGCGACCTCGACAGCATCTACAAGGTGCCTCTCTATCTGCACAGCCAGGGCCTTGATCAGATCATTGTCGATGCCCTCAACATCTGGACCCGTAATCCAGACCTTGGTGAATGGCATCGTATTGAAGAAGCTTTGGATAAGCCGCGCGCTGTCGTGAATATCGGCATCGTCGGTAAATATGTGGAAGTCGTCGACTCCTATAAATCCATCAGCGAGTCGCTGATTCACGCCGGCATCTCCAATCACACCAAAGTCGAGGTCACCTACTTCGATGCGGCCACCCTTAATTCCAGCAACGTCGCGGAAAAACTGCGCGACCTGGATGGAGTCATCATTCCCGGTGGTTTCGGCAACCGCGGCATTGAAGGCAAGATCGCGGCCATCGAATATTTGAGGAAGAACAAGATCCCCTTCCTCGGCATCTGCCTCGGGATGCAGCTGGCCGCCATTGAATTCGCGCGCAATGTTTTGAAGCTCGCCGATGCCGACAGTCAGGAATTCAATCCCAAGAGCGCAAACCAGATCATCCACCTCATGGAAGATCAGAAGTCGGTCACCGATTTGGGCGGCACCATGCGTCTCGGCGCTTATCCTTGCCAGCTGGAATCGGGCAGTCGCGCGGCGGCTGCCTATGAAACGTCCAGCATTTCCGAACGTCATCGCCACCGTTATGAATTCAATAACGATTTCCGCGATGCTTTCGCTGCGCATGGCATGCACTTTTCCGGTCTTTCCCCTGATGGCCGCCTTGTGGAAATGATCGAGCTTGAGGATCATCCCTGGTATGTCGCCTGTCAGTTCCACCCGGAATTGAAGTCGAAACCGATGCATCCCCATCCGTTGTTCAAGAATTTTGTCACGGCGTCCCTGAAGAATCGTGAGAGTCACGCATGA